In the genome of Corynebacterium glucuronolyticum DSM 44120, the window CTTTGCTGCCGTTAGCTGCAACAGCGGTGCGTTCGTTGTCGAGTGTCTGTGCTTGCTGCTGTTCCTCCGTTTACGGTGACCGCGGGGTGAACTACGATACTGCTTGTGACCTTGAAACGGCTTCTCACCTGTGTGGCTATCGTCTGCCTTCTTTTCGCCGCGGGACTTGTGTGGTGGCTAAACAGAGATCCGCTGGCTACCACTTTGGCTGGAGAAACCGCACCAATTGAACTAGATATGGCAAAAACCTACCAGGTGGATTCCACAGAGTTTGCGCTTCAATGTGGTTACCAAAGCGACCAAGAAGCAGCGGACGCGCTCGGGATACCTAAGGAGAAAGCCCAGGACCTGACCTGGACAGATTCCAGGGAGGTCCTGTATTTCCGCAGCAACGATTCATCCCTACTAAAGACGATTACGCTTCCTGAAAATGTGAGGCTCTGCCTCAGTATCCCCGAGCACCTCACCTGGCTACCTCTGACCACCATGCGTTTCACACCCCAGGGCGATTACAAGCCCGGGCAGAAGTTGTGGCGCGGCTACAGAATCTCCCTCTGAGTTTCCTCAATCCTCGCCGTCATATCCTCCCCGCGTAGCTCGCTCAGCTTGTCGACGGTTCCCTGGATAATCGCAGCGTGATCCTCCGGCGTGAGCATCTCCCCCGCTTCGCGCGGGAGATCCGTCTCCACAAGCAGACGGTCGGCGGGAACCTGGGTGACATACGCGCGACCACGCTTGGTCTCCAGCATCCGCGGGTTGACGGAGATGAAACCCCCGGCGCGGATATGGCGGGTGAGCTCATCACTCGTGCCGGTAAACCAGTGGATGATCGGGGTGATCTGGGTGCGGCACGGATCAAACTCATCAAGGATATCCAGGACGGCAGTAACGGAGCGGACGGCGTGGATGGACATCACGTGCGTGCGGGAGGAGGAGACGGTGAGGTCGACGAGGCGTCGAAAAGCTTCTTGGTGAGGAAAGCGGTAGTCGAGGCCGACCTCGCCGATGAATTTTGTGGAATCGACAGTGGCGGCGAAGGCGGGGAGCTCGTCGAGGGACGCGTACCAGGGGTGGAGGCCGAGGGCGTGGCGGGGGATGTGCGGCTGGGCGAGGTAGGCGGTGGGGGTGAGAGTCTGGGCAATGATCGGGGCGCTCTTAAATGGCGTGGGATCAGGAAGAAAGTCCAGGTGGAAGTGGGTATCAATGAGCACGGCGCATCCTCGGCGCGTTGGGGAACTCCTCGAGACCGGCCAGGCGGCGGATGGCCTTGCCCGCGATCATCTGGCCCATGATCGGCGGCATGTAGCTCATCGAGCCGAGCGTCTCCCCCTTCGTACGCGCGCCCGGGTTATCCACCTTGACCGGGACTTCCTTGCTGTAAAGCACCTCGAGACCGCGGATGCCGCGCCGGTAGGATTCGCCACGAATCACGCGCGACATGGGGCAATTGATCGTGTGGCGAATATTGGTAAACGTGAGGTACTCCGGGTCGAGTTTGTTCGCCGCGCCCATGGAGGAGAGGAGGTAAATGTGGCGCTCCGCGCACCACTGCGCGATGGCGAGCTTCTGCGTGATCGTATCAATGCAGTCCAGGACGTAATCCGGGCGCGGGAGGCCGCTGAGAATCTCGGGGATATTCTCCGGGGTGAGGTACACCTCGCGGGTGGTCACCGCACAATCCGGGCTGATCTCGTGGATCATGCTCTCCATCACCTCGGCCTTCACCTTGCCGATCGTGCTCGTGAACGCGAGGGCCTGGCGGTTGATGTTGGACTCGTCGACTATGTCGCGGTCGAGGACGATGAGGTTGCCGATGCCTCCACGCGCGAGCGCCTCCGCGCAGGCAGAGCCCACGCCGCCGAGACCTAGCACCATCACCGTGGAGTTATATAGCTTCTCCAGGCCCTCCTCACCGAAAATCAGCTTCAGCCTTGCGTGGCGCTCGCTGTATTGCACCGGCCGCTCCTTTCGTGTGTTTGCTGGGGAGATTATAGCGTAGACAAAAGGTACCGTTTTACACCTTGGCTAGATTGGCCACCTGGGGTTTTAGGAGGTGCGATCCCCGCAAACAGGTAACTTTTGTCTCGGGGATTAGCACGACAGACAAAAGGTACCGTTTTACACCTTGGCTAGATTGGCCACCTTGGGTTTTGGGAGGGGCCATTCCTGCAAAAAGGTAACTTTTGTCTCGGGGATTAGCACGACAGACAAAAGGTGCCGTTTTAGGCCTAGGAAAGATTGGCCACCTGGGGTTTTGGGAAGGGGCATTCCTGCAAAAAGGTAACTTTTGTCTCGGCGGCGAGCACGACAGACAAAAGGT includes:
- a CDS encoding tRNA threonylcarbamoyladenosine dehydratase; this encodes MQYSERHARLKLIFGEEGLEKLYNSTVMVLGLGGVGSACAEALARGGIGNLIVLDRDIVDESNINRQALAFTSTIGKVKAEVMESMIHEISPDCAVTTREVYLTPENIPEILSGLPRPDYVLDCIDTITQKLAIAQWCAERHIYLLSSMGAANKLDPEYLTFTNIRHTINCPMSRVIRGESYRRGIRGLEVLYSKEVPVKVDNPGARTKGETLGSMSYMPPIMGQMIAGKAIRRLAGLEEFPNAPRMRRAH
- a CDS encoding TatD family hydrolase; its protein translation is MLIDTHFHLDFLPDPTPFKSAPIIAQTLTPTAYLAQPHIPRHALGLHPWYASLDELPAFAATVDSTKFIGEVGLDYRFPHQEAFRRLVDLTVSSSRTHVMSIHAVRSVTAVLDILDEFDPCRTQITPIIHWFTGTSDELTRHIRAGGFISVNPRMLETKRGRAYVTQVPADRLLVETDLPREAGEMLTPEDHAAIIQGTVDKLSELRGEDMTARIEETQREIL